Sequence from the Phragmites australis chromosome 11, lpPhrAust1.1, whole genome shotgun sequence genome:
ATCTCGCACCTCTGTCCGATCaggtagtgtctccaaatcttgagtgcatgaactacaGCAGCTAGTTCCAAATCATGGGTAGGGTAATTCTCCTCGTGCTTTCTTAATTGTCTTGAGGCATAGGCTATAACGTGGCCTTCTTGCATTAGCACACACCCTAACCCTTGGCGCGAGGCATCACAGTACACCGAGAACCTCTTCTGGGTGTCGGGCACAATTAACACTGGAGCAGTGGTTAGCCTCTTCTTTAGCTCATTGAAGCTGGCCTCTCGTGCAGTGGTCCATTTgaattcctttcctttctccaaCAACTCCGTCATTGGCTTAGCGATCTTGGAGAAGCCTTCTATAAAGCGACGATAGTATCCCGCCAAACCCAGAAAACTCCGAATCTCTGAGACGCTCTGTGGTGGCTTCCAATTTAGAACCTTCTTTACCTTACTAGGGTCCACGGATACTCCTCCTGCTGAGATGATATGTCCCAAAAAGGATACTTCtgtcaaccaaaactcacacttactcatcTTGGTATATAACTGattctccctgagtttctgcaGGACCATTCTCAAGTGCTCCTCATGTTCTTCCTCGTTCTtcgagaagaccaggatatcatcaatgaacactactACAAACTTGTCTAGATAATCCATGAAAACCGTGTTCatgagatacatgaagtatgctggggcgttggtcaatccaaaCGACATCACCTAAACTCGTACAGACCATATCGGATGACAAAAGCGGTTTTAGGGATATCCGATGCTCGGATCTTTAGTTGATGGTACCCCGACCacagatcaatcttggagaagacacatgctccttttagctgatcaaacaaatccttaaTACGAGGTAAGGGGTACTTATTCTTAATGGTCACCTCATTAAGTGCACGATAATCAATGCACATTCTTTGGGTTTCATCCTTCTTTGGCACAAAGATAACcggggctccccagggtgaagtaCTAGGACGAATAAACCCCTTAtctaatagctcttggatttgctccttgagctcagccaattGATTGGCATCCATACGGTATGGCCTTTTATATATAGGAGCGGTggcaggtactaattcaataacaaactcgatgtctcgatctggcggcatacctggCAGTTTCTCGGGGAAGACGTCCGGAAATTCATTAACTATCCTGACTTCTTCCACCGCCTTGGCTTGGTTGAGCTTTACATTTCCTCCAGGTTCCGTTGTGGCcttgaactccaccttggtgccACATGTGTGTGTTAACTGAACTGTCTTGGTGGCACATCCTATTACTCAATTGAACTTGGCCAGccaatccatccccaaaatgatGTCTATCTCTTTTGATTCCAGGACGATAAGGTTTGCAGGAAACTCTACCCCTTCTATGGTCAGGCTTATCTTAGGGCACACATGTctcgattccatttctcctcctgGAGAACTAACTAACAATCGGCTTTTCATTACGGCTATCGGCAGATTGTGtttttctacgaacttagttgAAACAAAAGAGTGTGTGGCTCCGGAATCGAATAAAACTGTAGCAGGGTGGGAGTTGGCGGgaaacataccaagcaccacatccgGGGAGTCTTGAGCATCCTCTACAGCGACGTGGTTGACTCGCCCACTTATGAAGTTCTAACGAGGCTGCTGCTGTGGCTAACCTCCGGTGCGATTCTGGTGCTGTTGGTTGGCTTGACCCTGCTGCTTTTTGGGGCACCTATTAGCGAGATGCCCAAAGTTCCCACAACTGAAGCACGGGCCGATAGTACTGGTTCCCTAGCCAGTGCggctctgctgctgctgattcTGGTTCACCGGGCATGAGGCCTGACTGGTTGAGCGTTGCTACTGCTGGAACTGCTGCCTTGGCTGATTGAAGATCCCTGCAGCCCGGTTAGGTGCTCTCTGTTGCTGGTTCTGGCCAGACTGACGGTGCACCTGTCCTGGAGGGGGTGGGTTGAAGCGGGGCCGGACGTTGCTGCTCGAAGACTGCCCCTGCATCATCCTCTTGCGTTCTTCACCCATATTCTGCTTCTTCTTTTCCAGAATGAATGCTCTATCAACCAGCTTCTGGAAGCTTGAGTACTCACAGGTTGAGAGGGAGTAATTGAGTCCATAGTTCAGACCCTCCAAAAAGCAGTCTTGTTTCTTCTCGTCCGTGTCCACATCTCCAAGAGCATAGCAAGACAGCTgcgtgaacttggtgaggtactcaCGCACCGACATGGGGCCTTGCTTTAATGCCAAGAACTCCCTGCGTTTCAGCTTCACTTCACCTTCTGGCACATGGTGCTTCCTGAAACTATCCTTGAATTCCCTCCAGGTAATCTCTTGAGGGTCATCGTGGGCGAGCGCGGGCGTGGCACGGTGGAGAAGAAGGCGCCGACAGGTGGGGTCTGGGTGTCGGTGAGAGAgcgcgcgggggggggggggattcggGTTGGGCTGCGCTGGGCGAGCTGGGCCAAAACCGGGAGACTGGGCTGGGCCGCGAGTTTTGAACGGGCGTCACACatactttacccatgagtcattaTTCCCTTGTTacttcacacttctggggtgtaaagccggggtctcactacaatgTCTTTACAAAATACCTCCAAATCTGTATAcacccactaagatttcaccgctaacagggattccatccactgcagagtcCCCCTCTTGTACCACTCAATAGCCAACTGGCGTGTACAGAATAAGGaggatatctaattaattggtcagacCGTACCAacataagcctcgtggttgcacTATTGTGCCGGGTTACATATCCATGAACTGATCTTTAGGATCTAAAGTAGGTACTCGCACATCTCCCAATACGCACATAGcagccataccaaccaaactaacttgcctagatccctatgatccatgttgccacaaaagattacccaaatcGGTTGATGTTGCATAGATCATTTAACATATTAACATTTAAACCACCCATTTCGacagcatgactaagcatttctaccctggacacccaaactacaacacaagcgataaggataatcatgaaagaatctagtaaaccctagcaatgtgattcatattgacaagcgtGCAATtaaaagtaaaagacacactttcctaTAATAGGGTCAATGTGATCAAAGACACTTTCCTTCAACAGtgggttgctcaaactcttcaaatgTCTGGTCCTGTAGGTTCAcgaactgctcgtctcctattgcATTCGCTAACACCAGAAACAAGTAAGTACAAACATTTGAGAGCAGTACACTAAACAGCAGTAAGGCGctataaaaagcctactaacAGAAAGTACTCATTACTACGATCGTGTGagtgcaagaatcgtctaaaacgGAGCTATGATGAAAACGTTATAAAGGTTTTAAGCTACAAAGGTCTTTCTGTAAAAGAACATGGACTATTTGGTAAAACAGAAAAGTCTAaaggcttatttgtaaaattttagggacctatatgtaaataACTAAAACCACATGGGGCTAAATGTAAAAAACAAGGGCTTTATTGTGAAGGCGATAAGTCTAGGGATCTAAATGCAAAATTACCTAATTAAGAGAATtatcaaattaatttttaattagaAAATCCTAATTATTGCGTCATGGTGATGTCAGCACACCGACGGGGCTCGGGTGCGCTGACATGGACCACCACATAGGCGAATACGCCAACGTGGCACGCTGATGTGGACTATAAGTGCTGACTTGGATTATGTGACACGTGACGGCTTCCTATTGGCTCACAAAGGGGTACGCCTAGATCTAATCATGGCCTCTCATCAACGATCGAACGACGAAGGAGGCTCCTACCTTAGTGATGGATAAAATCCCCGTCACTCTAAATGCGTCATTAATATgaacacattagtgatgggcatGCATCAATCATTAATGACATATATCAGTGACGAGTCTGTATCcagactcgtcactgatgactatacatcagtgacgagtctggatagctattagtgacgggtcaggtCCAAACCCTCACTAATAGCTATACATCAGTAACGGATCGAGTCCAGATCCGTCATCGATGAGCACTTGAGAAcccaaaaaagagaggaaatagCCCATATTTTTTCCTCCTTTACTTAATAAGCTAAAATATGAACACCAATCATATACTAATCTCTTACAATCTAAACGTGGGTGCGTTCTCGtattggtaaaaaaaaactgCTCTAGTCTGGATGCTTCTACGTTGTCTTTAGCGGTGTTCGATCCCACGGTCCGCCTCCCCTAACATCATGCTCCTTCCAGTCTCCCCGAGCCGCGCTCCGCCGTCCAGGCCCTCACCCACACCATCGCCGCCAGAGCCAACGACACACACGTGCGCACGGCACGAAGGCCGGCGCCACAAAACATGAGATGTCAATGGATCTGACCTAGATCCGCTGAGATCCACACTCTAGATCGACGGATCTAACAATATCCGCCGGCCTTCTTCACATGTGGAGGGCTGGCGAGGCTTCCGTCACCTTCACCTCTGGCTACCAGAAGGTCGGGGACACATAGCGAGCTCAGCGGCGGACCTCCCAGACCCGATCTAGGGGCCCTACCACTAGACGAGGAGACCCCCCTCGTTCATGAGCACGTCCACGCAGGGGCCGCCGCAAGGCCCCACGCGCCTCCATCGCACACCGCCGTGCCGTGCCGCACAAGTTGCTACCAACGCCCGCATCTCCTTCCTCGTCGGCGACGGCCCCACCCCGTGCACACACCTCCTCATCGCCTCCGCGGTGCTCGACTCCgtgcagagtttgcactgcttCCTCTGCTACTGCGGCGGTAGCCGACATGAGCCCCTAGCGTAGTGCTCGGGTGGGTGTAAGGGCTCAAGCGGGCCTGCGAGGAGGCCGCAGCCAAGCTCCTCCATTGCAGCCCCgatgccttcttcctcctctgtgTCGACATCGAGGTAGCCAATGATAGAATGACCCCAAAATCGGCCGGATCTAGATGTGCGTTGACCCAAACCATGGCTTCCCTCACACGCGATGGCTGGCCCCACGTCGCATGTGGCCGACACCCCCAGGCTCCCTCCTCCCCGGCGAGGCACGCCGATGAGTGGTGACCGCCTTCAGACCATGCCACTGCGGCCATCTTCTCCGAGCACCacgagaaagagagaaaaagaggagagacAATGAATGAGGGGCGGCTAGGGTAATGGTTCGGGAAACCTTAGCCGCCACCATTTTATCTCGCCCGGACAGGCCATGGGCCAGGGGCCGAATACAGGGCAAGGCTAGCCCAGGATGTTGGAGTGCTGGTTCCTGAGTAGCTCTGATCATACTAATGACTACTTGTCAAGTGACCCATCACTGTTATCATTAATGACGAGTGATTTTcccacccgtcattaatgatctgtcattagtgatgggtctgaCCCGAAGTTGTTATTAGTGGCACGTCCTCAtaagatccatcactaataggacattagtgatgcgtaatgagcagccgtcactaataCCGTGTCACATTTGTTGATTTCTTACAGAATGCGCGGTCCATCTATAAATAGGTGACCAATTGCAAAGCTCCCATATACAACTTACCTAGCTCACTGCTTGGCATTGATCGACGGTCCTTCTgatatatttatatgtaccaGTACTACCAGTAGTATGATAGGTGCTAGATGTATATATGACAGCTAGTGGATGAGTGAGTGAGATTTGCCTGGCCTGAATTGAAGTGCACTCCAAGGAACATGGATATACTAGATCTACCTTCCGTTCCAGAAAAGCTAGCTTCGATTCTTCAATTCACACACTGCACGTACCCTCCACAAACTAGCTAGCCGCCATACGGTACCCTTTTGCATCTTAATTTCCATGTTGATCTTAGATATTCTTCGTTCCTAGCTACTTTGGTATGCCACAAGCTAGCTAACTGAGAGATAGATCGATCAATCGATCGATCACTGTActtaatttcaggcatatgtcTGTACTCTGTCGTCTCGTCTGTAATCAGATTAAAACACTAGCTAATAGGTATGGTAGGCACCTCTTTTCCTCCTATCCGATCGAGATGATACCAATATCATATGTGATGTGATGATATAGGTACGGCTATAAGTATGGCGCAACTACTGATTAGGTCTACCTTGTTCTTTGATTCTTTCCCTGCTGCATGCTAGCTCTATATTTCAAGCAGCATTTCATCTTCCTCTGGCCCCTCCAGCTAGCCGGCCGGCCAGATCTTTTaatttgcatgcatgcgtgctgATCGTCATCGTCATCGATCGATCATCAGCTAGGCAGGCGCCTAGGCCTACAAGGTACTCCACTACGTAGCAATGGATGAGCAGCATCAGGCACCATGCGTACCCCCAGGGTTCAGGTTCCACCCGACGGAGGAGGAGCTGGTAGGGTACTACCTCGCCAGGAAGGTGGCCTCCCAGAAGATCGACCTCGACATCATCCGCGAGGTGGATCTCTACAGGATCGAGCCATGGGATCTCCAAGGTTAGTCGTCGaatctataattttatatatcGATCATACATCGTCTAGCACAGTAGCACTGGATCGATCGATCATGCATGCGTGAATCATGAATGGATTCTTAATTTGATCAATAATAATGCATACAGAGAGGTGCAGCTACTACGGCGGCGGTAGTGCCGGAACCggggggcaggaggaggagccgacGGAGTATTACCTCTTCAGCTACAAGGACCGCAAGTACCCCAGCAGCACGCGCACCAaccgcgccaccgccgccggcttCTGGAAGGCCACCGGCAGGGACAAGCCCGTCCTCTCCTCCAGGTCGGTCGCCGTCAGTGTCATCGGGATGAGGAAGACGCTCGTCTTCTACCGCGGCCGCACGCCCAACGGCAGGAAGACCGACTGGATCATCCACGAGTACCGCCTCCAATCCAACGAGCACGCGCCCGTGCAGGAGGAAGGGTGGGTGGTGTGCCGCGCGTTCCAGAAGCCGATGCCCAGCCAACAGCAGAGACACAGCTGCTACGCCGGCAGCTATCCCGCCGGCTACGCCAACATGCCCAGCAGCTACTACTACGCCAACATGAGCAGCACCGCAGCTGCACCACCGGCGCCGAACGATCACAGCTTGGCCAAGTCCAAGCTGCAGGTGCAGTTCATCTCCGACATGCCGCCGCTCCAGAGCCCAGCCGGCGTCGACGGTGGCCAGAGCTATGATCAAGCCGCCGCGGCGGAGTCGTCGTCCGCCGTCGATTGGAACCTGTTGAGCAGCCTGCTGCCGTCCACGCAGCTCAATTTCCATCAGCATCCGTCTTCTCCTTCTTGCTCTAAGAACAATGACATCTGAATATGTATCTGATCCATCAGGATTCATGATTCATTATATGTATTAACGATAAATTGCTATTTTGTAGAGTGTATTGATCATTTCACTACCGATCGAGATTCGGAACTGATTCAGCTAGCATTAATTTAGTTGAGATCTTGATTTCTACATTAACTTGTATTCACAATATCAAAACTATCGATTTCCCCCCTTGTTATCGATCGACTTGTTTCGATCTGtacaagaaaaaaatgatttcCCGTTATATTTCGGATGATGTGATTCTTTTTCATGTCTCATATGTATTCTAGTTTAATTTTTCATATACCATATTTGATTAATTGAAGTGACTCATGCGGCTCAATTTGTGAGCACACAAATGTCATATGGGATATTAATACAAAAACGTGTGGATAATAAAATTGGACAGGACATATGATAGATACAAATCGCACTTGTTGTTACGTATATATATCCATCCATGGTCGTTATTTTTGTTTCAggctaaaaataaatataacatAGTTGAAGTCTTCACTACTAATCAACAAATTGAAGCCGATCGATCGACAGCGTCTTCCACTAGCACTGCAATGATAACACGGTCGTTCACGTAATGATCGATTTCGATCTTTTTGTGATCCATATATGTGCTTGTACTTGCTTAAATATATAACTGTATATATGTGTCCCGTTGATTTGCATAGAATTTATTTATAGTACCGATGCATGCGTCCATCGTTCAGCATGcagcaaataaacaaacaagtcTGCACTACATTTAATTTTATGGAGATATCAAGTGGATAATGATCATGATTTTCTCAGCACTGGAATAATTAATCAAAGGTAATCagctaaaaagaagaaaattagcAAGAACGTTGATCCTAAGAAATTTGTATGGGCACATTCACTCACAACTTGTAGGATCGATGTAATTATTATAACAAGAAATTATTCGGAGAGGCCATCACCAAATTATAGTTTATCCTTCCTctctagaatatatatatataggaagcatatatatatataggaatatatatatatatatataagttttcctatatatatattgcgATATCACAAAATTTACTTATGGCTTTTGATAAAATTAACTGCTTAATTCACACATTaccttttcaaaataaaagCATGTTGGGCTGAAGACCATGCTGGGCCACATTATTACCAATCATGGGCTTGGTTTTACATGAGAAATTGGGCCCATTTTTGTAGCTTT
This genomic interval carries:
- the LOC133885260 gene encoding NAC domain-containing protein 30-like; this translates as MDEQHQAPCVPPGFRFHPTEEELVGYYLARKVASQKIDLDIIREVDLYRIEPWDLQERCSYYGGGSAGTGGQEEEPTEYYLFSYKDRKYPSSTRTNRATAAGFWKATGRDKPVLSSRSVAVSVIGMRKTLVFYRGRTPNGRKTDWIIHEYRLQSNEHAPVQEEGWVVCRAFQKPMPSQQQRHSCYAGSYPAGYANMPSSYYYANMSSTAAAPPAPNDHSLAKSKLQVQFISDMPPLQSPAGVDGGQSYDQAAAAESSSAVDWNLLSSLLPSTQLNFHQHPSSPSCSKNNDI